TTGTACCTCACCCAGTACAAAGTAAGAAGGCTTGAGGGGTGAGGCAGGCTGGCCATAATTTAATAAGAGAGCTCATAGCACCTCCCTCACCGTTGGGAGGTGAACCTCTGACATCGCCTTGAGCTTGGGAGTCCCAGACCACAGCATGAGGCACCCACCTCAGGCTGCTGGTTTTGGGTGTCATTGAAGCACAGAACGTTTTAATTATGGATGACTGAATGAATAGTTTATTGTTCTTTGGCCGTGGAGGCCTATCACATAAACACCCTCACACTAATGCACACATCCCAAAGCACCTGTAAGCATCAAAATAAGTGCGCACACTATATATCCCTGCCCATATTCTCCTTGCGGAAATGGAGAAGGGgcattttttgagctgcttcaccTTTAGTTCCTTGCAACACTCCTCATTGATTTTTGAATGGCTTCTTGATTGCTTCCCTAGATGATCTTCCAGCACAAAGATAAGGGATCCACCATCATTCGTTTCCCGCTGCAGCTCCTAGGCGATTGTGTCCTAGAGGAAGAGTCGGGCTCCAAGCCCCAGCATATCAAAGGAACCCTGAGTATGTATCACCACCTTGAGTCTATCGGCTGCTGTGTGTGATAGTTCTCAGAATCAGAGAGAACTCCCTCTGATGGGTTATTATAGGAAcggaggaagctgccatatactgaatcagaccattgatctattTAGCCCAGAATTCTTCAACATCATTCATTGCAGGCCTCATTGTCTTTGCAAAGGTAGAATCATAGCTTTTTACCACTTtgggagaaaaaatatatattggcgCAGATTacaacacaggtggcgctgtggtctaaaccactgagccccttagtcttgccgatcagaaggttggcagttcgaatctctgcaatggggtgagctccctttgcagtgtcccagctcctgccaacctagcagttcaaaagcacgccactgcaagtagataaataggtactgctgcagcaggaaggtaaacggcatataCGTTTTCCCTGCTTTCCGTCACGGTGttgcattgcaccagaagtggtttagtcatgctggccacatgacccagaaaagctgtcagtggacaaacaccggctccctcggcctgaaagcgagatgagcgccacaaccccatagttgcctttgactggacttaaccatccaggggtcctttacctttacaacatgAGCCCAATGTCTTACTGTAGCCTTTTCTCCCTAGCATCCACCCAAGGGGTCCTTGTCTTCAAATTTACCTTCCAGTACGGAGCGTCTGATTGCCTAAACACAATAAAGGGTCTGATTGATGCAGGTGAGGAACTAGATTGAAAGGCCCTTCCTTTGTTGGATATCAAAGGCCCACTCCTTCCTCTCTGTCCCATTTAAAAGGCAGGGGCCACCAAGTGGAGGGAACATTTGCCCAAAGGGCAGGACAGTTTTATGTTAGGATGTGCCTTTAATTGGGAACTGGGTCCATTGCGAAAGAGGTGCGGAACCTTTTGCAGCCCGAGCTTTCTTTCATTGGTTACTTCAGGTGCTACATTCCAGTGATGGGTGGGGCAagagggggaaagtgggtggagcaatagatGTGACTCTTAGCTTTGTAAAATAGTCCACAGTCCAGCCACACAAATGTGAGAAATTATTATTTGTTAtatctgctttgattttttttaaattgattttatccTGGCTTTTTAAATCATGGTTCTTTGTGTGTATGTCTCTGTGTATTTTAGTCATGATTTATATAGAATTGGACTTCTTGTAGACTGCTTGGGGAATTGTTTAGCAAGGAGTTTATAAATTTTCTAAATGAAACAAagatgcatacaaaatgcatacaaGTGTTGCGTGTGTGCTTGtgaatctatatatctatatctatatcagaCATGCTTTTCTGTCCCCCGCCTTTTTGTTAATCTAACAGACATACTGAGAGAAGGGACGAACCTCCAAGAATACCCCACTGCTTCCATCTATACCTATGCCTACCCCTCTGCACCCCGGGCAGCCCGTAAGTGCACAAATGGTCTCCTTTGGATAGTGGGTGCAAGTTGGCCTACTAAGGAAGCTCAGACTCCCGGCCTCTTAATGTGCAGCTGAAAAGCAGATGGGCTCTCAACTGACTCTGTTATCAAATCCAGTGCTgtgctactgctactgctgctgtttaACTAGGGCTGGCAATGGTAGTTTGTTCAGGGCGCTGAGAGTTGCcgggagacccctgttcccctcacagagcggCAACTGTTTCCTCCTTTAATTCATAGACTTTATGTATGCTTTGTGTTCCTGATCCCAGTTTTCAATAGGTGCCTGTCCTTCTCTCCACAGGTTCTCTCAGCATGCTCCCCCTGTGGCCTCCCCCTTAccctggccctccagacctccccCCTCCCTATTCCGAAGTGGAAGGAACGTCTCCAAGAGGGAGCAGGGGCTCAGGTAAAATCAGCTGACCCAGCGCTTGCTCCTGGCATCCATGGGCAGTTGCCAGGCAGGGCCCACCAGTCAGGGCTGAATTAAGACCTTTAGATGCCCTAAGCaattaaaagattttggtgcccccatatgtatctaattcaaaataggaaggaaggaaggaaggaaggaaggaaggaaggaaggaaggaatagaaAATTAAgcttttgcttaatggttaatccagccctgccaCCAGTACAAGCACTTATGTCAGGCCTTCCTTGTCAGGCTGCTGAATCTGTAAGCCTCCATTTTAATTCCCTGCAAATGCTCCAATGTTGGCtgctccagggcattgtggggaattaaaatggcagctcccgGAAGTACATCCTTGAAGTACAGGGGCTGCCACACCACCAGTTCCAGGTAAGCCTAAGGAGCTCCACCAGGGGGCACTCTCAACCAAGAGCTGCCCTTGTAAAGCAGCATATCATAGGtctgggctggggaacctgtggtcctctagaggCCACTGGACTCCAGCTACCACCATCCCTGATttctggccatgctagctagggctgatggagtCCAAACATCActcagaaggccacaggttcctcatccctgtcaaCTGTGCTCATGTCCTTCAACCTTGCCACATCGTTGGTTCTGGAAATGTTCTCTGCCAGAGGAGTTGAACATGAAATAGTTTATTAGAACTATGTAGAAGAGGTCTTCTCTCCTTCAGTGACTTTCTCCCTCAGCGTCCAGCCCTGCTGCTTAACCTCCTAAACTAGATATAGGAGGTGCCCTTAAAGGTATATTCACATTTATCCTTACACCTGAAAATCATAGTTCTTCACTCGGCACAGTATAGCAGCAGAGTGACTAAAGATGCTGCAGACTCCTCTCTGGCAATTTGAACATTTGCATAGTTTGGCCAACCATGTTGTGCAAACCATGGCtgtgtaccatacatttaaagcaccccaaagaatcctgggaattgtagtttaatcCCAATTAGATGCAATTCTCAGCATCTTTTtaaagactacagttcccaggattctttgttgtggggagggaaaTGAGTTTTGAGCCATTCTGGGCCTAGAGGGCAGAACAGGATATGAATTCAATGAAGGAatgaactatttttttaaaaagtggtgaaGGGGAGCATTGGATAATGTGAATATTTTCTCTTCCTACAGAGATCCATGGGGGCTGCTGTCACTGCAGAGGACAGAGGATCCAGGATCATGTTAACAGGCAGGACTGAGGAACAAGTGCATAAATGTActtttcttttaaattgtatcTGGTTTTTAACttttatcttttcatttcctCTTCCAAGATTTCCTGGTAGGCCAGCGATTCAGTTGGGCAAGCAACCAAGGGTTTACAAACATAAGAACTTAAAAACAGAAGAATAGacatgctagatcaggccagtggcccaccaagtccagcatcctggtctccctGCCAGATGCCcccatgagaagcccacaagcacaacAGGATTTCCCCCTCAGTGATTCCCAGATgctctgcctctgacagtggagggaggaCTATGGAGGCAAGCCCAGCAGGCATGACTCGGGCTTCATCCACCAAATCTTTGGATTTGTTTTATGGAATGTCTATGCTGCAGTGATTTGGAGCCTGTAAATATAAAGAAAGAAGAATGTGAGGGCTGGCATAAAAAACAACAAGCACACAGCACGGCTTTAATTTGGAGAGTGACTCCAAAGTTTGCACAAGTGCCACACTCCCCTCTTATCTGTGACAGacccagcacctcagctctgggtccctttttatactttgcatcctgattgcagcatctgggcttgatgaggcatgtgaccctcacctgttccaagccaaatccagctgaggaatcacacaccttctcccagagctagcaagccccacctggccagctagggagctgggctgtggaccattgcctgcctcagcctccctaCGCCTCAGATCCTGCCGTGTTTGtgtctggctctggtgatgggtctgctgttctggttcctgtgcactgacccccagCCCCTCGTCATCCTccgtcaccctgtgagtacttcctacaccaacctctccttccccacccccagcttgccACAGTGTGTCCAagctgggatcctcttcctcatcttcctcctccccattgccCTGCTAGTTCACGACTCTTAggaaggtttgcctttaaatgtgaactgaattcaatttctctccccttccccacccctatgTGGTCCATGTGTGCAGACACAGTAGCAGATCCAGCAACAAAATGTTCCTTGTCTTTCACCCAGGGCTAGCGCAGGGTGAGGCCACCACCTCAAACGTGGAAACCCCTGAGGTGGTGTTCCTGAGGGCACCCTGCCTGCCTCCACCATTGATTTCACGAGATGTTGCCAAAACCACGTGGCATTTTGAGGAGCTTGTGAGATCTCACCCCTCTCGCCCGAAGTGGTGAAACGGGATGCAGCGTCCCCGCTTCCACTGATAGGATGACAAGGCGCCACCTTCCTCTACCTTGTGCCTATGTTTGTTTGTGGAGTTGGCATTTCCATCCCCGGCCCAACGCTGGCCAGAAAGTTCAGGTAGTCACAAGGACGCCTGTTCTCGCCAAAAGTTGGCGTCTCCTCTTGCCAAGGTAAATTTTGCATTGGACAATCATTATCTAATCTGATTGGAGTGCAACACATTCTGTTCATACAAACAATTTCTTAGAAGAAACTAACTGCAAGTTGCGTTATGGATGGCGGTACCCCAAAATGTCTAAAACGCTATGCATTCCTCACTTCCCCAATCAGGGTGAAGTTCTAGGGGTGGAAGTACCTGGGTTTGTCTTGGCTTTTGAGGAGAGATCACTGTAGGCTTGTGGTGTtctgtaaacaaaacaaatacgTATTAGAAAATGTACAAGTAGAGAAGAACTGAAGGCAAGCAACATAAGCAGGCGGTAGACCCCATGCTTCACATCAGATCTTCCCTGGGAGAGGTACACAACACCCAGATGAGGCTAGCTGAAAAGGTCTTAGtagttgctcccagactttggaatacCTTTCCTAGAGAGGCTAGACTGGCTTCCTCCTCTTTGTTCTTCCACCGACAAGTGAAGACTATTGTATTCctgcaggcttttgggaactggaaAGGGCTTTAAACAGTGCTGCACTGTTTTTAATATCTGTATTTTAACTGGGCTTTTTTCTATTGCTTTAATTTTATTATAGTTTAATTACTCTTTAgctattatctttttttttttagctttctgtgttttattcatgctcattttattttttgtgagtTTCCTGGAGTCCCAGTTCTGggagaaagttgggatataaaataaatataataaaaataacaggAGTCCATTAAAGCAAATGAGGTGCTGCCCTACCAAAATTCAGCCAGCCCCCACttccctgccttcttacttacaactaaTCAGGGGAGGCTCTGCCTGTCGTTGGCTCTCGCTCCACCCATTGGTCTCCCTACCTTTTGCCCTACGAATCCCAATGGGCACTACATCTGAGGATGCTTCCATCATTTAACTCACAGCTCTCTCTGTCTTGCTGTCACATCGCAGCTGCTTTGTCCATTACTTCGCACATGCACTCCTACCTTCTCTAAACTCCAATGGCTTTTTTCATTTAAAGCCTCCCAGACTTATTTATCCTTATTCTGAGGTTGCTTTTGAGGGcaaaaaccagtgtggtgtagtggttagtgtgttggactaggacttgggaaacCAGAGCTCAGATCCCCGGTCTGCCATGAAGTTCaatgggtgatcttgggccagtcactgtctctcagcctagcctacttcacagggttcttgtgaggataaattgaggaggaagagaaccatgtatgcctccttgagctccttggaggaaatgttgGAGTATCAATGCAATCCTTTgcttggcatccgtctgtctcaggagacaatggagaagtcaaactgttggcaggttgcagcgcctgctgtggtcaTAGAGACCGATgtagaagagacatgttttgttgcagctggggcagaccaAGGCATCCAGCTGAGCTGCTGCAGATGGGCGCCCATACCTTACGCCAATCAAGTTGAGCttataacttgtaactgctgcctcctgccttgTTTTTGCTGAAGTTACCTCTCCAGGACACAAGCtcgggcagtgtgtatggaggtcttgaGCTGCTTAGACGGCAATaaggaaatatatttatttttttgaatttatatattgcatttctTCCTCAAggaacccagggcagcaaacaggtACAATGATTAAAAACAGAGagtaaaaacattctaaaaagtttaaaacattctaaaaacaataacaattttaaaagaaTCAGATTTTAAACATTCTAAAAGCAATTACATTTAAAAGCATTCTTCCAGGCAGTGATTATGAGGGGGATGGTTGAAATTTCTCAAGAGTAAACAGAAAGAGTTTTGACCAATGATGGCTGCTGAAGCCTTCAGTGCCAAAAAGCTGTGTTGGGTTGAAAACTGCTGGAAGTCTGTTTCCCAGAAATGCGCATCATTAAAATGTGCTGTCAGGAAATGTTGGCTACCcagcaaaacaacaaacagaaCCCTGCTCCACCTTGCAACAGATTCAGTCAATTCCTGTGTTCTTTCATCTGGGAAAGGTAGCAAAACTGTTCTTTATTAACACTCTCATTTCTACCTTAATTCAGGTGTTCTTTTGGGATGCAGATGAACTTGTGTGTCACTTTTGAGGGAATAGAAAtgagagaacgggccttttccaCAAAAGCTTCCCCTGCTACAATTATGGAGTgcattcccaggatgctttgggggaagaagccatgactgtttacagtggtatgatactgctttaaatctaTAGTCCAAATGAGGCCAATATCATGCTCTGGTCTGACACTGGGTGAGAGAAAGATGTAACAATGGTCAGATGTTGCAGGACCTCGGATAGCTCCAGGTGAGCAAGACTGGTGCCTCTTCACCCTCACCCGCTTGAGAACTTCAGAGCCTTAAAGGGTCGAACCCTGTGGccaggtaaaagataaaggggcccctgaccattaagtccagtcgtggctgactctggggttgcggcgctcatctcgctttattggctgagagagccggcatacagcttccaggtcatgtgaccagcatgactaagctgcttctggtgaaccagtgcagagcacggaaacgccgtttaccttcccgctggagcggtacctattcatctacttgcactttggcgtgctttcgaactgctaggttggcaggagcaggggccgagcaatggaagctcaccctgtgATGTACTGCGGGAGGCATCTCATTCCTCAGGCTCAGGGGAAGGTTCCTGCGAGGGTCCAGGTTCTGGTGGTCTGCGAGGTTCTCTTGGGTGCTCCCATCCAACATCCTCAGGTGCAGTGGGTCTCCTGATCCTCAGCAGGTCAATTCAGAGATCCAGCTTCTTAGCTGCTACATCTACAGCAGTGTTTTTCAAACTCGGGTCacaagctgttggactacagctcccatcatccctagctagcaggacaaatggtctggatgatgggagtttaaaAGGGTGATTTAAAGAGATGGGGCTGATAATGTTATGTATAGCATTTCTACCCTGTATTTTAGCTAGAAAAGCTGGCAAAGCAGCTTAGAAAGATCTGTGACTGGATTGTAGCCTACCATACGAAAAGTAGAATCAGATCCATTTTCTGCTGactttttgttctggctctgaCCACCACagccatgtggcccccagaaagctTCCTATGAAGGAATGCGGCCCTTGCAGTGAATAGGATGCCTGGCCTCTGCTATAAAGGATCCAGGCATTTGTCCCATTTGAAAAACACTTTCCAACATACATGTATGTGGGTGTTCTTAGTATGAGCACccatggttttctttttttgtcattcCTAACGAAATTCCAGCTTCTGTTTTTTCTTGGCTCGAAGGTCTCTGCTGAGTCAGGTCTTTTTTTAGAGCTTTGGCTGATTACGACTTGTGTCAATATTTACTTAGCGCCTGTCCGATTGTGTGCCTTTCCCATTTCTCCTTTTTGATCTATAATTTCCAAGAACAGAATGCTAAAATAGAGCgttctgtgtctgtgtgtccatgtgtgtgtgtgcattggagAGAATCTAAATTATATAGAGAAGAAATAtaggctgtgtgtttgtgtgtgtgtatgtgggtgtGTGAAGGGGTGAAAAGCCCAGTGCTCAGGACAAGGGTGTTCCCTGTATACCCATCTGTCTTTTCTCTTGGGGCTCCATTCTTTCCCAAATGTGTCCAAGCATTTTTCTCCAATCGGACAATGTTTAAAGAGCTTTATCCAAGCAAATAGAGAACACTGTGGCTCTATATCCTGGACTGGGCCTTGCTCTTCTCTGCCAGGCACTGCTCATTATCAACAAATAGTTTTGCCCCAGCCCTGCAAATGCTTCAACCAGGGGAGCGGGaacttttttcagcccaagggccacattcactcaGGGGAAACCTTCTGGGAGCCACACTGACCACTACAGCACACAGAAAAGGACCGTTAGCAAAGTCTCTTCAACAGCGTAGACAGAGTCcagagggggaaaaaataaatctTGACAACTCTTTACTGAGCAAACTGAATAAAAACTGTGTATAATTTGATGAGAAAGGACCAgagagtgttttgtttttcttagctCAGGCTTTACACATAGCTGGAAGGCATGCAACAGaaacatacagaggaaaaacTTCCTCAGAACTATGCAGCTAATCGGAACTCAGGCTACCACACTGAAGATCAAGCCACTCTCTGCCTGGTTGCCAAGCAACACCTCCACATCCATCCTTGGTTGGCATGATTTAATATTAACAGAAACAACCCTTAAATTGCCTATTGAATGGTCCCTACTGTTGGACTTCCATCAAGGACAAGTGGGGTTATGGCTTGGAATAAAGAGGAAGTCTCCCCCCCTTCCATGCCATTTTGAATAGGTGCAAGATTCTACACTAGGGTGTTTCTGTAGTTTGGCTTTAACACAgtcctcctctcttccccctggGACTTGCAGCTTCCAAATGGGAAGCTAAGCTCCAGTTCCCAACACTCTTTGCAGAGCGCAGGTCCCCCTATCAGCAGACAGCATTCTTGGGTAGCTTCTAGGTCCCAGGTGGCAGTGACACCTGCCCTGGGATGGGCAAAGGGACTTGAGTCAAAGGGCTGAATCTGGGAGCTGCCCACCATGTCAGCTTTCCGCAATACTCCTCCTCCTGGTGTAGCATGGCTCCAGGATGTTGTAGAGAAACCAGTTTCAGCCTGGAAGGCTGCTCAAAAAGGAGCGTGGCTTTCAGGGTGAAAAAGTTCCCCCACCTTTGCCGTAAGTTTGCAGCCTGGTGCTGGAGGTCTCAGCTGACGCCTTGAATTCTCGGCCAAAGAAGCAATGGTTAGCCTCCAGTTTTGGAAACTCTAGCTTCTTCACAGATCTAGCTCCAACCATAAGCAAAACAGACAGGCCCCCTTCATGAAAAGGGCCATAGCCCAGTGCTTTgtttgcagaaggtccctggttcaatccccagcatctccaaggaaAAACTAGGAGGTGGCAGAATTGGGGGCAGGAGGGAAGGCCTCTGTCTTGAAAAGCTACAACCAGTCAGATTAGATAACACAGTGTTAGATGGTCCCATAGTGTGACACCTCCTTCTATCCTCCCTATAGACTGGGTCATCAGGGTAATTCCTCTGTGCAAGAGCTGGCCATCAAGgagagccaaaggcccatctagtggcTAGTCACATGCTTCTGGGAATCCTACAATCAGAGCGTGAGGGCAATAGCCCTTTCCTGTTTTAGTGTCGCAGCAAGGGCTAAAATCCAGGCTGTGTCACCAATGCAAACCTAGTGGTATTCCTAAACCGGTGACGGACTGGTTAAAAGCAGCCTGTCGGTAGACTGCTGGACAAGCGTCAAGGCGGTTGCTGCTGTATTGCTACATTAGCAGCAGGCGGGGAAATGCAAAGAGCAGAACTTGCCTGAGGTGGCTGGGCGGACCTTTGCCTCCCCAGACGTTCACCAGCAAGCATGAGGATGAACAAAGGTAAGGGGAGAATGTTGTGTTTTCCAACGATTCCTTTCTGTGTGTTTCTGTGCAAGGCAGGTCTCTGGAATGAGTGCAAGTCAgcctccctgcctcctcctccccagctTGGAAGAGCAGGTGGGCTGTTGTGATGAGCAAGAGAATCAAAATGATTGAGGGGCTCTAGGGGTGTCTGTAACaatctgggactttttagtttggcAGACAAAGTAAGGAACGGTATGAGAAAGGTGTACAAAATGATTTGGGGTGcggagaaaatggggagagagaagtttttctgcctctctcGTAATGCTAGAATTCGGGAATGTTCAGCGGAGTTGAGCGGTTGGGAGGTTCAGACAGACAAAGTCCTTCTTTGCACAGCACACAGTTAGACTGTGAAATTTGCTCCTACAGGATGCAGGGATGGCCAgcaaattggatggctttaaaagaagtctagacaaatttatggaggagatgGCTGTCACTGGCTACTACTGGAGGAAGTATGCCTCTGAGtgctagttgctggaaatcagaAAGAGAGCAAGCAAGAGCGGGAAGGAGAActtttgtgctcaggttctgcttttgggcttccgaTAGGGGTTTCGTTGACCCCTAGACTagatggatgctggactaggtgggccttagTTCTGATCCGGAagggttcttcttcttttcttatgaCTGGTCATCCTAACACAGAGAGAAATTGCAGCTGATGACCTAAGGATAGAAGGAACTCTCTCTTTGAGGTGAACCACATAGGCCTTTGGCTCTGAATCACCTGTATTCAAATCTTGTGATATGCCCACAAGAACGTAAGAAAATCCCTTCTGGATCTAACccaaggcccatctagaccagtttCCTGTTCTCACGCTTGCCAACCAGATTTCTAAGGGAAGCCTCCAAGCAGTACCTGAGGGTGGCAGCAGTCTCCCCAGTTtagattcccagcagctggcattcagaagcaccaggctggcccaaggcattttggcacctgaggcaaaccacaacatgccactccccaccagggaagaaggggtgagtgaagatctacacctGGGGAAATCAAATCACCTGATGGCTGAAGGAGAATCAAAGGATGTTGCTGGAGGGAAAGAAGCCACACTCAGGGCTGTCCAATGATTTTTGGGGGTGTTACACCACCACAGCTTGTTTTTTCCCTGGTTTGAGAGCTTCTGTCACTATCTGTCCCACAGGATCAGTGTTGGCGTTGACTCTCATTTGGCTGTTGGCAGCGAGGTCTCAGCCCCTCGAAGCGGGGGCCACCAATGAACAGGCCAGCCCCGAAAAGCAGAAGTGTCCCAGCCTGTGTGGTTGCAGTTACGACGAACGCAATGATGAGCTGAGTGTCTACTGCAGCTTGCGAAACCTCACCAGCCTTCCCGAAGACGTGCCCAGGGCCGTGAGGATGTTGTGGCTGGAGGGAAACAATTTCACTTCTTTGCCAGCTCTTGCTTTCAGGAACCTCTCCAGCCTGGAATTTCTCAACCTTCAGGGCAGCCACCTGTCAAGCATCGAACAGCACGCCTTCCACGGCTTGGAGGAACTCTACTCCTTGCTCCTCCAACACAACCGGCTGAAGTCGCTGGCGCCCAACATCTTCCTCCATC
The nucleotide sequence above comes from Podarcis raffonei isolate rPodRaf1 chromosome 14, rPodRaf1.pri, whole genome shotgun sequence. Encoded proteins:
- the LOC128402092 gene encoding WW domain-binding protein 2-like; its protein translation is MEVTRYQFSRSANSSEERVLAHYSEVSLLLEGRSDFPEELKGTKKGMLYLTQYKMIFQHKDKGSTIIRFPLQLLGDCVLEEESGSKPQHIKGTLTSTQGVLVFKFTFQYGASDCLNTIKGLIDADILREGTNLQEYPTASIYTYAYPSAPRAARSLSMLPLWPPPYPGPPDLPPPYSEVEGTSPRGSRGSEIHGGCCHCRGQRIQDHVNRQD